The genomic segment AGTGTAAACTATGATAAAAAGGTTGTTATCCTTTGGTTTAGGTAAAAATAGATCTGATGAACAGGTTTTTGAGGGTTTCAAGGTTGTTTTACGTCGTTTTTAGTGAAAAATTTACCCGGTTTCagtctttttttaatgaatacccacccctcccctgtgaGTTAGGTTTTCTATCCGGGACATCAGACGAGAAGTCAGATTGTGTTGGTAAACAGACGTGTCCAAATTACACAATTTCCTCTCCGCTCTTACCGTATTATAACTACATTTCCCCAGAAAATCATCGCTTACTGCTTAATAACAAGACAAGAAGCTACTTTGGAACTATAGAAGTGTTCTTCGCCTCGTCTTTCTCGCCCTAAGCGAGAAATTTGAGGAATTTTTGTTCAAACAAGATGGACGGCGGTGGTGGACCCGGAGATTCGTTCGACCCGTGCGAATGTATTTGTAGCTACGATGGCGCTATGAGGCGGCTTATATCTCTTGTAAGTCTTCATGCATaaactttaaaacatatttataatattttgggTACCTACTAACTGAAAAGAGTTACTTTGAAACCTACCAAATATGCGATCTCACTTTCAAAACACTCTTAACCCATTGAATTGAACACATGCAAGTTTTACCAAcaatctgttttgtttgtagtTGCGAAGTTCTCAGAGTTATTGTACGGATAACCAATGCTTACAAGAGCGTGAGTATtaaaaaattctaaaatatGTGATGTTTAAGTACtttgttaaataaagttaaagagattttatttttcatgtattttaaaaaaatgttgcacTTGTTCCTTGGTTTCTAATAGAAACATTAGATCTCGATTGATCTAGTTTATATTTCTAAGATAATTGAAACGTTTTCCAATAGGAGATACTAAAAGCTGTGCAAACAGTTTGATTGACAtaactgtttttttatttaaatgtaaTGGAGCCCATGAATAAAGTAATTCTAGTATCCGTGGATCTGTGATATATCTTTAAATCTCAAGTGTTGTCATCAAGAAACATTGTAGAATATTCAGTTTCCAAATTTTGTTCTAGTAACCATCACTTAGATTTATAAATAACATTGAATTAAAATTTCAATGTCACTTCATTTGCCAAGTAAAAAAGACAAATGTTTCCCGTCTGGATATctagaaaaaatgaaaaacaagcGGTCTGGCAGATTGCAATCTGCTGTCAATTATGGCCAAATAATCCGAAGAGTTGTggaattttcaaataaactTTGACGAAAGTGTTATGACTTCATTCAAGTCAAATTTTCAGAAATGTATGGTCAAACCagtaatcaatcaatcaatcaatctttattgaattttcaaaaataatataagGAACAAGGCATATAAGGCCTGGTCAGCAAAATATAATTTCAAGATATGATAGGACTTTGAATTACAATTTCAGCACACTAACACACACATGCACAAACATGCATGCACACCCACACACGTACACACTTGCTTCAAAAATCCTATCCTATGAAAACCTTTaaatctggaaaaaaaaaccgcCTCATTCCTTTACTGTTTGCAATTATACATGAAATGCACAGATAAAATATTACATATTTTTGACTGGAGGCATATTGTAATGTGAACGAAAGGCATCTTTCTTGACTGCCAAATATGTAGCAGATGTTTTCAAGTGAATGCCTAAGAACTGGAGAAAAAATGGGAATTGCATTATGGGAATAAGAGGGAATACTAGGGATGCTTTTggctttttttgaaaataccTTCTTCAGACCATTTTGTATTTCacaaactatatatatatttattctgCAATGTCTTCAAAGTAAGAACCACTAGTTTATATTTCTTGCAGGCTTTTAgttaaaaaaagtaataaaatttTGAAGTGTCCCAAAAGATTATGCGGGGGGATtatgaaacattttttgtaCTTGGCCTTATATCTTAAAATCCTTGAATTAGGCAGCAAAGTAAATTTatatcattttatttcatttaaatGTGTAATTATtggattattattataataaaagccTCAGCAACAGTACCTACAGTATCTTCTGTGTTAGGATTAGTGATGTTTTATAATTCCTGGAATCCTTTGAATGAGCCAGTGAAACAATTACAATGTGAATAATTTAATTATTGGATTTTTATGGTAATAATAATTTGACACAAATATACTTAACTACTGATGTTAGGATTAGTGTTTTAACCAATTTTCTACCTGATGCTGATAATACTCCCCATGACTATTAGCTTTGCCCTAGGTCTGGATTTACGGTTGTGgttgtaatattttttgttacttcTAGTCCCTGGTCCTCAAGGCACAGACACTGGGCCAGAATATTTCTCAACAGCTCTCATCATGATGGCATGGTTTGCTGTAGCATTCTTGCTCTATCTTCTCAGGTAAACTACTACCTTGACCCAGCCAAAGAGACTGCTTTTTATACAGTACTCGGTCGTCACTCCACTACTTGGACCTACATATTTTCATAACACCATGAAATACCACTGcctaatataaaataaattgataaagtgatttaaaataattttccatTACAACGAGCTTGAAGTTTGTGAAACCCAGCAGGAGATGGGGCCTGTTATGCATTTCTGTTCTTGTTGACTTTTAGTATCCCCATATAATTTTATTATCATTCAATTTCTTGTtctaataaataattgtttattGTACAGACCCCAGAGTATGCGACAGCCACCAGATGAAAAGCCTACAAATAATGACTCTGTGAGGATGAGtacttatatattttttaatttatgttTTTGTCATTTCCCTTGCCATCACTTTTGAACCATCTTGccatattttgaaatttgtgAATTCAAATTTCAAGCAACTTATTATCCTGTTTGCATCCCACATGGTGATTTGTGAGGGTACTGATATGGCAGGGTTGAGTCAAAGGCAATTAAAGGTGCACTATGCTGCAGCCTTGTTCCCAGTGCTTATAAATCTTTGAGCTAGCACCCATGGTGACACTTACACAAAATTGAGCACAGAAATAAGTCAGGCATTGAGATCGCCACAAAGTAGTGAGAAGCACTACAGATCATTTGAACCACAAGGGCCACCAAGATGTTATCCAACTCCCCAAATGTTTGTCATTATTTTTGTGATTGGATGTAACTTTAGAGCATTTAGTGAAATAATCCTGATCGATGAATTGACTTTTGCTAAATTGCAGGGTTCTGGATCTAACCCCCCAGCACCTGGAGTATTCTAATGAGGAATCCATTTAATTCACCAAGATTGTAATATGCAATTaatattttgtagaatagctgTTCAGTAGTTAGGATTGTTCACTTGCCATGGGTCTCTCATAACTTGTGCAAATACGTACAAGTTATTTTATAGTTGAATGCGTGGTAATTGGTCAATTGCAATTGCAGGATTTCCCAAAAATCGTGAGATAACAATTTGAAAATCAGAGATTGGGATTCTCATTATTTGAAAATCTGAGACCAAGTTCTCAATCTACATAAAATTCATTATGCATTATGCATTATATGACAAACatgagatttaaaaaaaaatgacaaaaagagATTCCAAGCATACTGTATGAAGAAAACAATTGTGATTCTGAGTTTGGGAAATTTTCCATGACCAACAACCACCCTTAGCTGATAAAGTtggtaatataaaaaaaacatgttcgTAACAATTAAGGAGTTCACATTAAGGAGTTCTTCACATCATAAGATGTTACTCTTCTATGCATGCAGAACAGTATTTTATAATACAAACCCAAAACTGCATTTCCTAGACACATTTCATCTTTCTTGACAGGGATGGGGCACTGGAGGCATTTAcccacaatattttcaaaaactatAAGGAAATAACAAGTAGGCTCTGAACCATAGCTGTGTCCTGCCTGAGAATGACTAATGTGCTAAAGCAAAACATTTCTGAATAATCCCCAAAAAGAGCCTAGCACAAAACAAGGATATAGAGATAAGAGTAGATAAGGTATTATTTATATGGTTTAGTTAAGGACATGTGTGGAGAGTTTCTAGATATTATTGAGTGATGCATGAGAATAAGCTGTAATAACTAAGCACAGCACACAACCAGTATTAAAAGTATTAAAAGCACAACACACAACCAGTATTAAAAGTTAGtcctctgataaaaatctgaacatccccgaaaaaacaaaaaaagaatttttttttatgtgcagTGATGCCACATGATATTGTTTATTGtaggatttggctacatacaagactgatctagcttatgctttatagttctgtctacaaatagcacgtctattgagaaccaaaagtggaccttagGCCCTTGTGGGTGGTGCGTTCGttccccctgcacccccccccccccccccctgggtactgGCCTGGTTGATGGGCAGATGTTGGGTAAAATGTGGGAGTCCATAGAAGTCATATTCCACTTATGGACATTGTGAATAGATATAAATGGGAGTgttaatgttattattggttTGGGTTAAGGGTGTAACATTCACAACTTACAATGCTAGTTTGTCAGATTTAAATAAACCATATTCCTTGTAAAATAGCAATAAAATTTGAATATTCTCATCCACACTGATTTTGAATCTCTTGTTCTTGTGTCTATCTTTGTAAGTGCACGGTCATatacaaatatttcaaataacatcagtgcaaatggcataTGGAGATTGTCAAATGGCATTTCTCCCATCAAAAAATACCATGGAACTCGTCAAATATCTACTGAACGTAGGAGAATGTGGATAATCTATGTGATTATATTACTTATATTATCATCTTaattcttacaaataattatacctATAAGCAGTGTTTGGTCTTAAAACTGAcaattgccatttgcactgacaacatttattgaaataggtgggAGGGGCAGGTATAGTTCATATGCAAAGCGATATTAAGAATGGTTATAATTTTATAAG from the Nematostella vectensis chromosome 4, jaNemVect1.1, whole genome shotgun sequence genome contains:
- the LOC5519645 gene encoding small integral membrane protein 14, which translates into the protein MDGGGGPGDSFDPCECICSYDGAMRRLISLLRSSQSYCTDNQCLQELPGPQGTDTGPEYFSTALIMMAWFAVAFLLYLLRPQSMRQPPDEKPTNNDSGSGSNPPAPGVF